Below is a window of Syngnathus typhle isolate RoL2023-S1 ecotype Sweden linkage group LG12, RoL_Styp_1.0, whole genome shotgun sequence DNA.
AAGGACAATGAAGAATAACAAATGCCAGTAAGATAACACATGTTTGGAAGTGCTATTCTAACATGATTTATTCACTTTAAATAAATCCACACCAAATAAAAATATcctagcaaagaaaaaaaagtgtccctTCCATTGAAGATTGTCCGTTAGGCCGACAACGCTGGTTCGTACGCGATCATCTCAGTAGGCAGTTGCGGTCGGTCACGAGCTTCTCCAGCCTCTTGATCTTGCGCTTgttcttgggcttggttttgTCGTACATGCCGTTTTTCAGCAAGTGCTCCTTGCTGTGATGTACCTGAGCGCCGTGCTCCAGCTGGAAGGAGCACAGGGCCTTCAGTGGCCTCAGCAGCACCTGCCGTACAACACGAGAAGAACGCAGGCTCGTTTGAATCCAAACTGCATCGTTTGGTTTCATTCAATTGATGGTGACAAATCAATTTTCTCCATTGGAACGAATTGCGATCCCATTAATCTTGCGCTGCAGCATACCTCTTGAAAAATGTCATTGCACTCCAGGATGGACAGAGCGACGGCGGCGCACTCCAGCGTGGACAGACAGATGTTGGTGGGCTGTGTGCGGATCACATATTGGCTCGAAAGACTTCTGTTAAGCTGCACCTGATGGACACAAACCAGAGAGCAACACATGCAGACAATATAATAGAACACTCCTaggaatttattatttattcaatgaCTATTTTGCTGCAAATTCTGCCTAATTATTATGTATTCCCTCCACTCACCTGCTTGGGGAGGTGCAGCATgctgtttttgagaaaaatgttCTTGGCCTGGCTCCAGGTGCCATCTATAAGGATGATGTTATGCGTTTTGTCGCCCTCTTCTGGACACTGTATCAACTCCTCCAGGTTCTGGGAGTTGGGGCCGGGGTACAGGATCAGAGTCCGGCTGTCCTGACACACTTCGGCCAGCTCAGGGTTCCtgagagacagaaagaaaagggaggacaaaaaaaaaaactctgaaaaTCTGCGATGCATTGAAGAAGCAATAATCTTCCTGTCACCTCTGTCCCTTTTCCCAGAAGTGCCACATTAATAAATGAAATTAATTTTAATATACTGAATCCAGGAATAAATGATGGATCTAGTGTTCTGGCTCGAATCCCTCCATTTTGCAGGATCTCTGTGTAAAAGAGGTACAAGTGGGTGCTGCTTACTTTGCCTCGTTAAAGCGCCTCCCGATAATAACGTTGCACTTTTCTGGCGGTAAACATGCAGCGAGAAGAGGAACTGTGCGGAGAACTCTGCTCTCCTGAAAGCAAAACACGTGGAACACAATACATCACGTTTCATGCCAAGAACCATGagatgttgctaaccaaaacagcagcacatacCGAGGCACAGAAACGATTACACAGCAATTAATATTATGACACTATTGGAGTAGAAAGCCTCACCTCTGCCGGGTGCTGTACGATGTAGAGACATGTGGACACGTCCAGAGGTTGTGCGGGTAGAAAGGGACACAGACACACCTTCTGAGGGCGACTACATAATGGGAGGAGGAAACGTCATTTAATCCAGCAGCCATTTCTTCTCTTTAGTTTCACTACTAAAACAAACACAGGCTTGAACGTTTTACTTGCgcattttaaaaagaattgagttCTACTGGCGTCTTTGCTCTACTTGGCTTGGGAAACTTAGCATTAGCTTAGCTTCAGTCATTGTCATAAATCTGCTCACCGGCACCGTAAACACGTCGGTCTTCGCTCGCTAACCTCGACCGGCAGCGCTGCCAGACCGCCGAACGCGTCGTCCAAGCAGTCGTCGTCACTCGAAGTGTCCAGTGTGTCGTCAGCGTCCTTCGCGTGGGAGCGTGTCGGGCTAGATGGTATATGCTCCATCGCGAGGAGCGATCTTAGAGCTCGAAAGGCAACAAACTAACTTTGAGCTTTCTCGGTTACCGTAGGCACGCCGGGTCACTGTGCAGCAAGCTACCTCTACCGGTGACTACTGTTTTGAGAGTGTTGCAAACAATTTTAAGATCTCATTTATAATGTGGGACAAAATGTTAAAGTTTTAAACTCAATATCAATGTCAAAATAAAGAAACTTGGCAAGAACGCGCTGGTTCTATTGGGATTGAGCTTTCTCGCTTACCGTAGGCACGCTTAGTGACACCTAGTGGCAGAGCATTGAGCTGCCACTAGATGTCAGTATTACTCTGCATTCATCTTCATTTTCACTATCCTTGGCAATGGTTGCTTTTACCAGTTTGATACACATTTTATAAACGTGAAAACTTTGACTTCATCTTATTCTGAATGATACGTGGCTCATTTACATAACGCCTCAGTCATCATTGAATACACAAGAAAGAAACAGGTTACTTGTTTCTCCACCTCACCACTAGGATGCAATACTTTCTTCCCTGAAGCATGTGAAATCCCGTCATTTAttttttgagtaaaaaaaagattggaacAATGAGACTTTGTGTTCAACGTCCTTCCCATGCGAGTACACTCAACGGAattaaagagagagaaaaaaagttaaAGAGCTTCAATTTCCAGAGGAGGGGGGCGAGGAGGTAACAGAGGGGAGGCTTGGCGAAGAGGGGGCTGGATGACGGAATGTGTTTGCCAGATGTTTGTCTTCTAtgttgaaacaaacaaacattccgGGCGATCTCTCACTTTCTTTTCACCGTCTGGTTTCCATTCTCACCCGCAAACAAAAAATTTtgacatataaataaaaaagggcCAAAGCTGCGTCGGACACGTGTGCCGGGGATGTTCTTGGCGTGATGAGCTGTGCCGGGCTCTCCTGCGGGCCCCGCGGACCTGCACGGACCTCTGTCGTCATCCTGCTGACTCATTGTCGTCTTCCTCGTCCAATCTACACTCTTCCTATGTATGAGCCCCTTCTTCATGAATCACTTACCCACCCTCAAACACTTGAGTCTGAGAAGACCCCCACCAGGAGGGCTTTCCTcccaacagcagaaaaaaaaaagttgacttcTTCTCCAATGTGGACGGATTCTGGCTTGGAGCTGCCGTCAGGCGATGAGCTAGGAGAACATCATGCGAGATTTACGATGCAATAATTATCATAAATCTCAAAACATACTGTGCAACGTTGGCTTTGGGTTGGCTTATGGAAATGAGTCCAAATGAACATATTTTTGTTGGAAGCGCAACAGGATCAGAGAGAGGTAGAAGATTTGGAGGCTTTGTCTTGGTTCAGGGGAAGTCAAGAAATGAGCTCTAACACTATGCCATTAGATGCTGACTCAGCTTGTCATTGGAAAGCTTGTTGCTGGAGACCCCCCACCCCGCGCCTCAAATCATGATCCCCATTTTCATGAGGATGAGCTCATGGCACTTGAGCTGATATACAACACCTTGAAATCGAGTGTTTCGCAACTGCAACGTGTTGgagctctttctctctcgctctctctcggtcTCTCCGAGCCTGTCTCGAAGAAGGCCCTTTTTATGCCTCCATCAGCTGCTAACCATTAAAGAAGGCTGTGCATGTGCCACCGCAACACGTCCAAATGCATCCCGTCAGACTCCAGAGCGCTTGTTCCTGTTCTGTGCCCGTGAACACGCTTTTTCCCCCCACAACGCAGCTGCGGGATGCGTCAGCGTCTGGGTCCGTCCGTATCAGCGATAACGGGGGCTGGGTGACGACGTTGGAGTCCCAGCCGGGGAAAAAGTGTGTCATCAAAGTGAAGGTTTTAGCTTTGCCTCGGATTTAGGGATTGGCTAGCTTGATTGAGTTTTGGCAGGGGGTTGGAGATATTCACTGACCATCTTCTCACAATCTCCATGCTCTGTAAATTGTCCAAACTCGGCTACTTTGCACGGTGTCCACGAGCGTCCAAAAGGTTGAGTCACGCGGCTGTTCCATCTCGTCCTccccttcatcatcatcatcatcagcagcgtGTTTTGCCTGGCAGAGCCGACCCGAACGCGGCGTCTGGGATGGAAAGACTCACGTTACTGGTAGCGGCGGCCGCCACATGTGTTTACGTTTAACTCTTACGTAGCTCACCTGATGAAAGACAAACGGGAGGGAAGAAGGAAGTGGTTGGAAAGTGTGATTCGGTCAGCCACCGCGTCATGGCCGTCGTTGGGTTGGGGGTCTGGTTCTGCTTGGACGCGGGAGGCCGACCGCAGTGGAAAGAATATGCAATCCAGACGGGGAAGACGTTAGCGTAGAGGAGAGCGGGAACTAGGGGGTGCTTCCTTTTCCCACCATCATGGAGCCACCTAAACGAGTCAGGATGAAGGCATGGATGGAGCGCAATGGAAAAACATTGTGAATGTCTGGACGGTGTAAAACGCACAGAACAGCAGCAAAGCGGGTCCAACATCGTGAAGTCATGGATTACTTTGGTGTCACGTAGCACACATTCGATTATTTTAGCATAGCAATTCATAAATCACAACAAAATGTTATTTGATTAGCAAAGGCTTTTAAAAATCAATTCTGGCTCTACACCAATGTCAAGATCTCGAGCAAATGTTCTTCTCATCCTTCCCAAAAAGTATTTCGGAAACAGATGGAGCGGCTAAATCCTTTTCACAAACAAATCGTCATCATTtatacgagaaaaaaaaaaagaacaccggGCTGCGGGCTTTTAGAAATCAATGTCAAGCGTTTCCTCGACAGGTTGGGATCTCGCGATGGTTTTCACATTCCAAACATTCTTCCCAAAGAGATTCTTTGAGACAAACGATTGTATTCATGCGTGTGATTTATCACCGGACTGGAAGAAGCCGGAAAATATCTGCTTGCCAACGGTGTCATGGATGCACTGGAGCCTGGTTCTGATCCAACCATCACTGTTGCCGGAAAGACTGGGAATTCATTTTCAGGACAACTTGGGCAGCTGaaggcaaggagaccaagaagaAGGATGCACAGGCGCAGTTACAAAGCTGAATTGTTGACGTTTCCTGTTGTGTCAGTAAACAGCGGGCCCACCCGGCCAGCCGGAGgcgcatctgtgtgtgtgtgtgtgtgtgtttgtgtcaggcCAACTGACGGCTGGGTTGGTGGAAAGAAGTTTCGAGAGAAACCTGAGCGAGAACGACATTTAGGAAAGTTGTCACTTTCACTTAAGGagtttattttaaaatgccAATGTATTGCACTGACCCGCAAGTTACTGCTCGAGTTACTGCTTAAGAGAGATCACTCAAGATCTACGGAGATGATTTAGCGGCATCCGGCAAAGTGTGAATcagaggagaggaggagggctCCTCATGAGGAGGTGGTCCCGCTTTGCAAGAATGACTCACCCTCAAAGCGTTGAATGGAAAACATCCACAGCAGCCAGCCAATCAGCTGACTCAAAGTCAACTGCTAACTATTAGCTAACCTCAGGCTCCACTTCCAGTCATTTTCCTGCTCCTGATTTTCCTAATCATGGTGCATGGTCGGGATGTCCTCGGTATCAAGCACCGCGTAAACGTTCCTGCGAGTGGGTTCTAATGTCTTTAGCCGACATTTCGTGAACAAGACCACCGTCCCCCTCCCAATTGACCACCCAGCTACTCTGACACTCTGATTGACCTGAAGTGGAAGTACGAAAAGTGTTTTCGTCCGCGACCAATCAGATCAAACAATGCCCAACTAGAAACACGTGGCGCTGAAGAATTGAGCGGTGGGATTTGGCTGAGTGCTCGTTCAGCTGCTAAATGGGACAATATGAAAATACAGATGAACGAGCGCCATTGTTAGCCTTTCTCCTCAagctaaagcagtgcttctcaattattttctgttacgcccccccccctagcaagaagaaaactattcgcgccccccctccccaccgtgactatcctaacttgtcttgtaagtcgtaaaatgttgcactgtcgcaaacgtgacagaagtaacaatgagagcgccactgccccctgctgtagtaaacgcgcaattacactttattctagtactgccaaaaagaagcctgttccccagggtcacacgcgcccccccaagggggcgccccactatttgagaagcactgagctaaAGGCTTGACACCATCCACGTACGAATAACCTTTCCGCAATTAGCCAACCGATTTTCAAGAAGAGAGTGGATGTCATGAGAAAAATACTTTTATCAATTGCTGCTGTTTACATTCCGCCCCTTGTTTGTTTCTCGTCCCGGAGGCCAGAGTACGGACTTAAAGGCGTCCCCCAAAGTCAACTGCTAACTATTAGCGCCTACAACTGGGTTGAACTCAAGTAGTCTAAAGTAAATGGATTTCTCCGCCAGGCTAGCTGCTAACCGTTAGCGATAAGACAAACCACAAGTTGGTTGTCTCAGTGAGCTTTTCCAGtcgttctttctcttttattGTTCCTGGTTTTACGGCCCAATTTGAGAGAACCCGAGTCGCATTGTAACGTGTTTGCATTGCGCTCAAGGCGGTGCGAGGGGCGGAAAGAAAGGAGGAGAAAGGAGAaaaagggaaggaaaaaaaaggagagaaaacGTGCAAGCTGAGCTGTGAGAACACGAGGCAGGCGGAGCAGGGGGAAGAGGAGCCTGGCCAACGGAATTTGCTGGAAAGTCACCGCGCCGAGCAAATGCGCAGCAGTTGTTGAGAACTTGTGTTCAAAAAAAATCAACCGCAAAAAAAGAAAGCGCACGCATTTTACTCGCCTTGTTTCGAGAAAAAGCAAACAAGGCGAGGGAAAAGGAGCGTCGACGAGAACGTGGGGATGATGGAGGGATCGGCACCGCGTGCAGCACCGGGTGCAGCACCGCGCAGCCCTCAGCCTCCCTGCGGACCCCCACGTGAACAGAACATATGTTGCCGCGATGACATGACTATAGGAAATCTGCAGGATGGGAGGGGCCGCCTGCAAGGAGGATCGGGATAGGCGCCTCCTAATTCCACTCGGTTTGTTCCGCCCCTGTTCAAAGAACTTTTATGAAACAATGACACGTTGGGGACGGGTACCAGCGGAAAGATTCAGATATGGGCCGGGTTGGGCTGAGGTCTCGTTTTACGCTTAAGACAAGAGTCGAGATGTCACGATAAACAAacttgtcatcatcatcgttaaaAAGGATTGCGGTGTTCAGTCTTTCAAGTTCATCCGCTAATCTCCCGCGCCATCTGGGATGAGTAAACTAGGGGAAATCCTCCCACAAATTGCGATATCACCAACAACGGCTATACCGGCTTGATATTTTCACGGCCCAAAAGAAAATAGGCGAGCCGTCTGTCATTCCGCTAGACGTCCTGCCTCTGCTAAAACCATCTCCGTCGTCTCGTCTTTGACCAATAAAATGGAATGCCACAGACATTCTTTTTCGGAGAGGTCAGTTGGCTGGGGACTAGGTTTAAGGTAGGATCAGTTATCTTTCTTCTTGACAAGTCCCACAAGCACCAATCACTTGGTGGAGCAGAACGTGTTAGAATGGAACCCAACTATGATCTGGCCTTCCTAAGCTGGCATCCAACACCGAGCGCCCTCAGTGAACCCAGAGTCCGACGTGTTTCTGCGAAGACGCCGCCAACCCAAGTTGGCGCGGCAGCTGAGAACAGCGGGAGATTGCACATGGTGCTGGGAAACATGGTGAAGGGCTCTTCTGGATGATTCCGTCTTTTTTCTAGAAGTTGATTTCAAATGCTGACTCAGCGTAAAATGAAGCAAGATAGCAAAAGGGCTAGCGTGTCTGGATCCGCCCTCGCGAGCTTTGTTCTTTGAAGCGAGCGAGTGAGGCTAGTCGCTGCCTGGCTTGGTCCACGTCTTCTGTTTTTAGAGCGTCATCTCCGGATTTATGTTCTCCTCCGGGGCTCTGGTGTCTTTTCCATTCAGATTCCCTTCACCGGAGATCCCGCACGCAATTTTCTCTTCCCTTCCTCCTCAATTGCGGCAACACGTTCGGAGCAGATGTTGAATTTGAGCGCTGACTAAAAGTGGAATCGATCAATTAAAGACGAGTCGGACGGCACCACTTTGCTGGTCATAAGACATAAACTTAACAACTGACAACTTGTGAAAAGTTGTAATGTTATCGGAGAAAGccgtaatgttttgttttttttgacaaaaaaaataattggaatGTTTTGGCAAGTATGACTATGAAGAAAAAtgtaacaaaaaatgaaaatgttacaTTTATGGCGATTTCAAAGCACTTCTTGATGAATTCACGTTGACTATTATTTTCGACCGCCGGCTAAATACGAAAACGTAAACGCATGAAAGTACTCGCGGGCTCCTTTGTGATTGATGGGCAAGTCTCGGCCGTTGGTTACGCGCTGAACATCTTCAAAACGCCTCACGCTTAACGTCGGTCGTGTTTTGGAAAGGCCGTCATTCGTGAAATGTGCAACGGTGCAGGAAAATCGCTGATGTCATTCTTCAATTTTATCGGCTGAGCTCACCATTTGATGCCGTTTCTGCTCTGCCACTGTGCTCgcattaatgatttttttttttttttctttctctgagCTTGTGGAAAGTGCGAGTTCACCTCCCACGCCGCCTCGCTCAAACTTTTCCACTGTACAATAGCGCCGATTGTTAGCTACCTTGTATATATTCCCTGAAGGTAAAACCATTACCGAGTATGTAGGTCAGATAGAGTTTAACAGATCACTGAGAATAACGTGACGCTCTCTCATAAAGTTCTTTTTCTCAGCCCAGACAATTGTCGCAAAGGTGAAGGCCTGCTCCTCGTCGGAAAAGCAGCTTTGAAGCCGTAACCCCGCTTTGAGGCCGTGCCCGCACTTGCTGACCTCAACGTCTGGAGCGGTGGAGCCCATGTGGCGCGCAGCTCTTCTTCATTGAAACATTCAAGGTGCCGCAGCCGGGCCGAGCGGGAGGAGACTAAGAACGCGTGACGGACCGCCTGTGAAGACACAACGAGACCAAATGAACAAACTGCATCATTGCAACGTGGAGACACCCGAGAGTCACGATTCGCTCTAACGGCATTCCAACAAAACCGAACCCTGGGTAGCACGTTAGCATGAGATACTAATTTTTATCATCCCATGCTAACGTGTTAGCTAGCGCCTAATCGCTCCCAGATACATGCTCCACGTCGACCGCAGGCACGAAACAATGGCTCCGAAACGAGCCCGCAGACATTATCCGGAAGGAGAGTCGCCCTAGATTTCGTCTCCTGGTCAGACTTTTTGCGGGTGACACATTGCGGGCTGCGCAGGAAACTCTGGAAAGAGTGAACAACATGCGCTGAGTCGGCCAGCCTGCGGTGCCTCAAACCCAAGTCGGACAGACGGCGGAATGACTCACAGACGCGTGACGTCGTCCCATTTCTGTGTATCGCTCACGTGCCGGAACGTTTCTCTGGGAATCCGTCCgtcaatccattttttttgaGCAATGagtcaaaagaaaacaagatttttcctttctcatggCTTCTGGCTTCAAATTTTGCAAAGCGGCCTTCAGCAGCCAGTCGATAAGTGGCAGCCGCTGACTTGGCGACAACGCGTCAAGTCGGGCGACgtcgcttgtgtgtgttttgattagCACGTGTGAAAGGAGGCCCGCTCGCAAACGGACCCTGTTTAACTTCAACGCGACAACTGCTCAACTTCAACAAATGTCAAAGGCAGAAAATAAGGCACATAGCTTGTAAAAAGTTAGCCGCCTTTATACGACAACCGCGGCTACGTCTGACGGCGTCATTTTTGGCGGTTAGGGCCGACACTTCAAACGGTGGCTCGTCGCTCTTTGTCTCTGCTTTAATTGGcttgaaatcattttaaaaaaaaaaattactgtgAGTTATAAACAgtgataaatgtatttttagcaCTGGAGGCGTTTGATTTCTGATCTTTGGCACgctcaatcaaaaaaaaaaaaaaaatgcatatctTGACGAAACGTGTTTGAGACGACGTCTACTTTTTCTCCACCGATGAGAGATTTGTTCATTTCGTGCCGTGTGAGGCAAGACAAGACAACGACGCATATTTTCAGACGCTCGTTATTTTGTCGGGCATTTCCATAATCAACAGTCCGGTTGCCTTTGCTGACGTGTTTGATTTTCTTCAATAATGCATCCTTTCAGACACTAAACGATGAATTCGCAGCACGTCAAGTATGGGAACAACGTTTAGCAAAAAGCAGGACACGGCCAGCGTCGCTCTCGACAGCGCAGGGTCATGTGTGACTTTCATTTATTGGCACGAGACGACGGCAGTTATGTGCAACGGCTTGTTCGAAGTTGACAATCTGACACGTACGATGCAGAACGGCAACAGTCAAAAGACGGCAACTATTTGACCCGGAGACATTCGATAATTGCAGCCCATCAATCTTCCCTTCTACTCTATTTCGTTCCTCGGGTGTCCTTCGCTACGTTGCTAGCTAACATTAGTGTTTTGCTTAACCGGCTAACGGCAACGTTTGCGGATGAAACAAGTTATGACTCGGTGATATTCTTGATCGTCCTTAAAATCGCGAGCCTGTTGATTCTTGACGTATTCGCCCCACGTATGCAACGATGCTATGCTACATTAAAAAAATTGGACACGGCTGCTTGTAAGGGAGTGAAGCCATGCTATCATTTAAAATGACGCTGGGCTAGAAAAACGGCACCGGTTGTCAGGCAACACGACTTGGTCAAACAAATGGTCAGGTTTTGGGCGACTAAGTGGAGGGTTGGAGCCCACTTGACCACGTTTTGGCTTTGGCGGTCCTTGCAGGGTGAAAGGCCGCAAATTAGAAGGAGGTCGCTAACAGCGGAGTCGCGTGCGCTCAAGGGCCCAGCGTAACCTCGGATGAGGACTTTTTTTGCCTGAGTTTTTCCAGACAGCATCCGGACACCCGCCTTTAGTTGCCCCCAAGGCTGACTGCTCATTGGTTGTCATGTCCGGGCCATGTTTGACAAAACTTTTGTGTGCAAGCCATAAAAGCACTTGACAGAAGAGACTTATTTCACCCTGCGTCACGGTTGCTACGGTGACGACCTTGTTTATGATGGTGATGGATTGGCATGCAAGTTCTATTTACAATATTACAAAGGGGAATTTATTGGGATTGTTTATTCGCCCTTAAATGTGAATGAAACATTTGCCAATAAAGTTCATAAAAGTTTGATGATGGACGACTGGAACAGAAGAATTACGTTTGTAAGCATGTAACATTGTCTTTTTATATGAATCCATTCCTACTTCAGGAATGACTTTTCCTGCCCCCGCCACCCCTCCCcttctcttttccttttttcctctGGAATTCCAAGTGCAGGAATTGTAGGCGTGAAACTTTCCCTTGCACTTTTCCCCTCCCAGCTGCCCTCCCCAACGCTCCCCTTTGCCCAATAACAGGCTCTGATTTGCCTAAAACGTGCAAGCCGCCTGCTGATTGACAGCCCGTGGTGGTGggtgtgtggatttttttttttttgaaggggggggggcgcaaagtGACGGCTGCAGGCGCTTCAGAGGAGCGCAGCATCTGAGCGGGACAGGCGGCGTGTCCAGTCCGGAGGATCCCCCCCACGAAAAGCTTGGGACCCTTATGGCTGCTTGAaagccccccacccctccccgccATCAACACAATTCCTCCCCCGTtccccatcttttttttctttcttccttctctttttttgcGATCACAAGCGGCCGCGGGTCCGACTTGAGTTGAGCTGCGAAGCGCCGTGGTGCACTCAAGGCAGGCGGCCATGGATACCCCCATCAGATGGAAAGTTAAACGGAGGTTAAGGGACCCTCTGGTCTCCCTGCTTGTCATTTTGCTTTTCGTCACATCGCCAGCGAGTTCAGgtaggatgcaaaaaaaaaaaaacccaaaaaagacCATCAATCCTTTTGTGGTTGTTTTTGAGCTGCAGAAACTTTACGCACGCAGTTTAAAAGTTGTGCAAAGTCACTCGGCTGGCTGACTGTCACTCAAAAAAAGCTCTCTCCATTTCAAAGCATGTTTGGATGCCACTTTGAGTCCACTTTTTTGCATGGTGGAAAAAAGCTTTTCCAGGGCCAAAACAAAGCTGGGACAGTGGGGAGTCGAGGAATTCTAGTAATTTCTAAATAGTGAAGACGTTTAAGAGTCGACAAGAGGTGTGGTGGTTGACATAGCTGATTTTCCTGCCAAGTGGCCCAATGGACTGGCGAGAGCTCAGCTGCTATTGATGGGATGAGCGCAGAATGGACACATCACTTAAAGTAGGGCGGTGGCGCTTTTGTGGCTCACATATCTGATTTGGACTTAAAGTCTTACACCATCGAGCGACCAAAAAAGTCAAATGACTAAACTGTAAGGACAGACATGCGAATAGCTTACTGGAATCTAATAAGTGGCAAAGCTAACGAATATCAAGATGGTGGGAGCGTAGTGGTTCACATAGATGATTTTCCTGCACGTAGAATCATTAATGATATATTGATATCACTTAAAGCAGGGTATTGATAGTTTGGTGGTATAGTGGTTCACACAGCCAAACCAAAATTTACGGCAAAGATCGATAAaatatggaggaaaaaaaaaaaattacattgaaTTTAATGTGGAGAGAAACTATTCAGCCTCCTCCTCATCAATTGTGGACAGCACATCTGCCACAGGGTCTGATATTCCAGATTTGAATCCCTGGGGGCCCAA
It encodes the following:
- the dtwd2 gene encoding tRNA-uridine aminocarboxypropyltransferase 2 encodes the protein MEHIPSSPTRSHAKDADDTLDTSSDDDCLDDAFGGLAALPVEVSERRPTCLRCRRPQKVCLCPFLPAQPLDVSTCLYIVQHPAEESRVLRTVPLLAACLPPEKCNVIIGRRFNEAKNPELAEVCQDSRTLILYPGPNSQNLEELIQCPEEGDKTHNIILIDGTWSQAKNIFLKNSMLHLPKQVQLNRSLSSQYVIRTQPTNICLSTLECAAVALSILECNDIFQEVLLRPLKALCSFQLEHGAQVHHSKEHLLKNGMYDKTKPKNKRKIKRLEKLVTDRNCLLR